TTGGTTCGGGGTGAGAGGGAGTATTTTCCTGTTGATACTTGCACTTATGGCACGGGTGGACAGGAAGAGTTAAATTTTAAAAAAACTGCGGAGGGGGAAGAAACCCAGGTAAATTCCCGACAGGATAAAGCATTTTTGCTTAGTTCCAGCCTTGGAATGGTCCATCGTTCGGCTAATAGTAAGGTGTTGAGGTAGTTCCCCAAGGAAGGTATTTGCAATTTGAAAACTATTTTATACCTTTAATAATAATACACCATCAAAAGACCGCATCAAATGGCAAAGATGCCTATCGAAATCATAACAGTAAGTGAGCGCTTTCAATTCTTGAAAGAATTGCGTGGTGCCATAGATTATGCAAACGATTTACAAGAGGATTTTTTTTTTGAATTACTTGCTCCTGCGGAAAGAGCCCATTTTGAATTCATCTCATTTGACAAGGTAAGGCATTCTCGTGAGGTATTACAGAGCATGGATACAATTAGGAAGCAAATCAAAGGTTTCCATCCATTTTTAATATTGGTTGTTGAAAGCGAATTAGAAACAGATAACTTAGCTAATATTTTTGGGAGTGCACATGGAAAAAAAGGGCTGGCCCTGTTTACCACATCTAATGTCGCAGTTTTAATCGTGCCAGAAGACAAGATGATGGCATATTTCCTATATTATTTAGCACGCTATACTCTAAATTTTATTAATCCTCTCCATAAAGGGCATCTTGACCAAAGAGGATGTGTGTATGACAAGAAAACACTCAAAACAGATTTACTTAAAAGCATGAAAAACAGAGCCTTATGCTCTGAATGCGAAAGCATGCTAATTTCAGCAGGTACCTCTATGACTATAAATCAATTTTTTGCACTAAATAAAATCTTCGCTGCATCTGGTGAAATTTTGCAAATATCCGATCTTATCGTCAAAAAAAACCAAATTAAATTATATCCTGATTCAAAAAAAATTGAGTTTGAAGGTAGGATTGAAATAAAATTTGAACCATTGCTGCTTGCAATTTATCTGCTTTTTTTACACAACGAGGATGGCATAAAGCTTGATGAGTTAGATAAACCGATCAAGGTACAGGGAGAAGAGCATGATGGGAGCAATACAAAGTATGAAAAACATCTAAAAACTGTGTTTTCTATACATGATAAGTTAATTCCCCGGCATAAACGTGACAATGAAAAAAACAAATACAATTTTGATATGATTGAATTCGCATTAGGTCCAAGAAGGCATGAAAAATTTGCAAAAATTAACCGCATAATTAAGGATAAGTTTATGGATGACTTGATTGCCCAACAATTCCTGATTTTGGGAAGTCGTTCAGAGCCTAAAAGAATAGAAGCTGCAAAATTTATAGGTTGTAAGGAATACGTAGATCAAATCATTAAAAACTTAATAACAGTTAAGAATGCTAGGAGTTACGAAGAGCCTTTCTTGGGTGACCACGCAAACAATCAACCCGATAACAACCAGCCAGTTGGGCATAATTCCTCTACCTCCCCGAAAACAGGTAAAAAGCATTAAATTTGGGGAGGCAAAAAAAATAATTGGCCAAAATCACCAAATAAACTTGCGCAATTGGCGCTTTTTGATGTAAAAGCTTATTGTCCTGTATTCTACTAACTCTTTCTGGAAAGTGATCTGGACCGGTTGATGACAACGATTACCTTTTCAAGAATTAAGAAAGGTATTCCACCCCGAAGAAAAAGACTCAAAAGTCGGAGCTCCCTGACCTTTTATTGGAAAAACTCAGGGTCAAGCAGGTAAAATTTCTGCGAAGGTAAAGAGCTACCGATCTGTATCTTTGATCATTGGCGACAAAAGTAAAGGTGGCATGAAGGCATGAATAAGTAGCCAAAGGAATAAAAGATATACCATCAATCTAATTTTAAAAGTTAAAAGTTTGTACATCATGATCAAACTATTTTTTGTCCATTACGACGATTGGTTGTTAAGTCCTGCCGAATGGTGGTTTACCCACTCAAGTGAGTTTGAAGTGGTGGGACATTATAGACCACTAGGTACTGATGAAGATGTGGAAGACCTAATCGAAACCATTGAAGCTGCCAGGCCAGATATTGTTTTGATGGATTATCCCTTTAGTTTAGTTGATCTCTCTTCAGACTTTGTAATTAAATTAACCAATTTAATCATTCTAACCATCCCTGGCCAGAAAATTATTATGATTGCAGATGTTTTGTACCCAGAAATGGAAATATTGAGACGTTCCTTTAATGCAGGGGCAATTGCAGATGATTACTACCCAGAAATAGAAATGCTGAGACATTTCTTTAATGCAGGGGCAATTGCAGATGATTACTACCCAGAAATAGAAATGCTGAGACATTTCTTTAATGCAGGGGCAATTGCAGATGATTACTGCCCAGAAATGGAAATGCTGAGACGTTCCTTTAATGCAGGGGCAATTGCTTATTTAAGTAAATGTTCGAATCTACCAAAATGGAATCACTGCATCAAAGAGGCAGCAGCTACGAGTCAGTTCAAACTTCACTCTCTGTCAGATTCAGTGTTAAAAATTATGGAAGTAAATGTAAGGTACCTAGGATATGTTAACTTCCGTGACAGAGAAATCCTTAAGCTTGCAAGTGAAAAGTGGACAAACAGTTACAGAAAAATCCTGGAACTTATGATAAAAAAGTGGACAAAAAGTTAATAGAGGGCAAATTTTTTTGGACATTCTCGCAAATTCAGTTGGAGTCATGTACCCAAGTGCAGAATTTCTTCTTCAGGTATTGTATTGGTTTCAATATACTCAAAGACAGCCAAGGGAGCTTGGACACGACTAGCAAAACGATTGCCACACAGCCATTCTACCTTAAGGCTCTTAAAGAAATTTTCCGCTACGGTATTAAACCACTCAGAAAAGGTCTATTATTCCGTTGGTTTTTTCTTCAAACTATTCCTAAGGGTTCTGGCAAAGCTTTGATTTAAGAAATCAGTTTTACACCACGATCCAACTCGTCTCCCAAAAATTTGTACTTCCGCAATAGTGTGAAACTATTGCGAATTAAGATTCCCATCTTTTAGCTCCTCATTTTTGCCTTTAGAAGCAATGTCGAGAGAAAATTTTGGATTGCTTACTTCTCTTTGCAATCGCTTAGCTTCTCTAACTACCGTTAGGGAATGTCGCTCAAAATCTATTCAAAACTTGGGCAACCTAAAAAGGCAACTATGCAAACTCAACTTTATGCAGCAAAACACACAATACATAAGCAGGAACAGAGCATACTGCTGAGTACTAACAACACCTATCATTCTTCACTACTTAAAATGGGCGGTGTGGGTGGGGTTAAGTTTTTGCAAGAATCGGCTTGGTTGGGTTCAATCCTTTCAATAAGGCACCAAATAGAAAAAACAACCACTCCGCAATATTGTGAAAGCTGTTGCGAATTAGGAACTGCTCCATAACCTCCTAATCTTTGTCCCAGCAGGTAGGGATTATGCCTGCGATTAAGCAAGTGGGTACTAGAATAATGAGTACTCTTAGTAGCCCACAATTTTTATCAACCAAAAATATCGATTATGCAAAGCATTCTAATCATTGTACTGGCTGCATTATTGAACAGCAGTGCAATTCCAGTGTGTGTGACAATGGACCATCTAATGGTAGGAACGAAGTATGGGAGATCATCTGGGCAGAGGCCAAGCGCATTTGTTTTCACAGAGAACGGCATCGACGTACATGTTGACCGATATGCAAAAACGCCTGGAGGGTACGCTTTTTACCAAGCACAAATTGAAAGTGCTACTCCCACATTTGGCACCAAAAACGTCATTAATGTCAACAACATTAGCCTAATCTTCAATTTCCATCGCTGGCCGAGCGGAGTACAAAAGGTCACACTTGATTTTTTAGAGAAAGGCGAATTTCAAAACCTTAGCATCAATGGCAGCCAAGTGTATAAAGGCAGTCTTACAAAAGTTCCATCACGTATTGGTAGTATCAGGATAACTTCCACCTGGTCCTCTGCAAAAGGCAACAAAGGGACTTTGGAGTTAACTGGTCAAATCAAGACACTAAGTATTGGAGGCCAGGAGCTTTGGATTGACAATGTTTGTGGTTCTTAAACAATGAGACCACAGATTGTAAAAGAAATTTAAACACCTCTAACAATCTGCTTTCAAGCAAGAATGTCTGGTGTAAGCCTGATATTATCTTAGGGACAAAGCTGCTTCAAGGGGTCAGACCTTACCACATACAAACCATAAGGTCTTGAATCAGCGCTTGTACTTAAGCAACCTAGCATTGAACTGAATGCTATGCACCAGTTAACGAAACCAGTTTCCATTATTTAATTCAATATGGTTCTTCCGAATTTGAATTGATCGCAATTCAAAGAGGCTGAACTATGCCAAAAAACCATTTAAGATGAGACTTAACATTTCTTTGTATGCAATAGCAGTAGCTTTTTGCATGTTGCTTGTCGTTTCCTTGAAGGGAGAAACCATTAAAGGAACCTTCCACTACACGGACCAAGGGATAAGTGGAGAAGTACCTAAACCCATCGCTTTAGCCAAAGTGGAGATCTGGAGTTTTGCTCCTAGGGGTACGCTAATCTGGACTTGGGGTGTAGACGCCACCGTGAACACAGACCTTCAAGGGAAGATATCGGTGAATATCCCATTCAAAACCCAAGGAGTGATTTACGGGCTTAGAATTTTGGCATCCAATCATGCCTGTTATGTAGCACCCTCAAATAACATAGGGACTTTCTATGCCAATCCAATAAAGGATGGGAAAGAACTCACCTTAAAGGCAACTAGCCATACTGATGTATTGGACTTCAGCTGCACGTTTACATCTCCAGAGGTTTCGGGGTATTTCAACATTTGTGAGACCTTAAGACATGGTTACAACTATGTTGCAGCATTGAGAGCCCCTGGCGAAACTGATAAAATCAACCAGGTGGGCGTTTATTGGACCATCCTCGACAACAGTTTTTATAATCCAGCAACCAATAATCTTGAAATCAAGAAAGAGCTCTCCTTTCAGGATTATGGCTTACTGCATGAGTATAGCCACTTTGTGACCGCTCAAATAAGCAGCTTCGCCTGGATTGCATCAAAACATAGCGGGTGCAATCCAGATATAGATGGCGTAATATTTGGCAATGATTCAGAAGCAACAAATCCAACATTTCATAAGGATCTGATGAAGGCTAAACACGCCTGGATGGAGGGGTTTGCTGATTTTTTTGCCTGTGCTGTAGCTAGAAAACATCTTAAGGGAACATTTGTAGGAAATTTAGGAACCTCGACAGCAGAAGACATTGAAAGCCCATCCTGTGCGGCTCCATCCGAAAAAATAGAGAATGTCGTGGCGGCTGTTTTATGGGATTTGGTAGACAAGCCTTCTGACCTGGGTTCCACTGCGGAACCGTTCGACAAGATGAATGATAAGGATAAAGAGGTTTTTGCCATCTTCGACAAAGAACTTGATGTTCATGGCCTATGGCCAAGATTAGAGTTATTTTGTAATGCCTGGTATGCAAGAGGCTATGACCCAACTGGGTTGAACGACATTTTAAAAGCCTATCAGGTCATTGCTACACCCTCTTTTCCTAACAAAGGAAAACTCTTAAGTACCTATCAAAACCACGATGGCCGCATCGAGGTGTTTTATATTGGCTTAGATGGCCACATTTACCATACTTGGCAGTTGTCACCTGGAGGTGAATGGAGTAAATCTCATTTACTCGGTGACATAACTAACTATGCCAAAATGCTCACTGTTGCCAAAAATTCAGATGGTCGTTTGGAAGTATTTTACATCGGAACCGATGACCGGATTTACCACAACTGGCAGGTAACTGCTGGAGGTGCCTGGAGTGCGATACAATTACTGGGTTCAGAAACAAACTATGCCAAAACGTTTTCTGTGGGGCAAAACAAAGATGGGCGCTTAGAAGTGTTTTACATCGGAACCGATAACCGGATTTACCACAACTGGCAAGTACCCACTGCCGGTGCCTGGAGTGCGATACAATTGCTGGGTTCAGTAACGAACTATGCCAAAACGCTTTCAGTAGGGCAAAACAAAGATGGCCGCTTAGAAGTGTTTTACATCGGAACCGATGACCGGATTTACCACAACTGGCAAGAACCCGCTGTAGGTACCTGGAGTGCGCTGCAATTGCTGAGTTCAGGAACAAACTATGCCAAAATGCTTTCAGTAGGGCAAAACAAAGATGGCCGCTTAGAAGTGTTTTACATTGGAACCGACGACCGGATCTACCACAACTGGCAAGTAACCCCTGGGGGTGTCTGGAACGGTCAAAAGGATCTTTAACTCAAGTTTAATCCTTTTGCGTGAAAAAATCTGTGCCCGGCTATATGACTAGCTGGGCATTTTATCCAAGTACAATGCAGAGGCTGTAACCGGTCTTTTTATTATTCACAACAACCTGATTTCAGCCTCTGCATCCAAAACTTCCTCTAGCTATTCGGCTCTAATGCCGAAGCCGGCTCTACCCCCTGCGATGAGTGAGTGACTTACTTATAGGGAACTAATATCCTGTTAACTATCAAAACTTCCACCAATGAACAAATCAATTTTCATTGTATTTGTCACAGCTTTGCTGTATTTCAACTGCAAAAATGTGCATGCACAACTTCCTTGTTGTGTCAATTTAAAAAGCACCTTGGATCAGCAAACGCAAAAATGCAGTGCACTTGGTGCCGAAATTGCCACTCTTAAAGCCAAGTTGAAAAAAGAGACAAAAGTGGTTGTACCTGGGGGCGGTCCTGGATCAGTAACAAAACCACAAATGGGTCCAGACTTTGAAGCAATCAAGTTCAACGAGGAACTAAAGAAAAAAATAGCACCAAAGGAGGCAGAATTGCGTCAATGCGAGACCTTGGCCAGTAATACTCAGCGACAGTATACAGATTGCCAAAGTCAAGGCTGTGGCACCTTGTCGGTGTCACCGAAGACGCTCAATTTTGCAGCAATGGGCGGGCAGCAGATTGTCAACGTTAGTTCGGATATGGCTTGGTCTTATACAGGAAGCAGCAGTTGGGCAACGATCGGAAGAAATGGCAATCAACTCACAGTCACTTGTTCGCCTAACACTTGGGGCGTCAAGCGGGTTGCCAACTTTACAATCAACACTACCGGGGGAAAATCAGAGACCGTGCACATCTCTCAAGTGGCAGGAGCTCCAGGTACGTTGAGTGTGGCCCCTACTTCAGTGACGTTGCCAGCGAGCGGGGGGCAAACCCGCATCACCGTCACTTCAAGCGACCCTGGTTGGACTGCATCGGTATCGGGCATTGACCGTTGGATTGACGTAAAAAAATCCGGTAACCAAATAATCATCAAATCTAATGAAAACGGATCCAAGCGGGATCGTAGTGGTACTGTTATTGTGTCTGGTGCCGGAACGAAAGTCACAATTGCCGTATCACAAGCTCCGGTGGTTTTTTGTGATCAAAACACGATGATGGAAAGCGCAATTGACCAAACAAATAGGAGTGCCAACAATCTAGAGGCATCCCTGCGTTTTCCATCCGCTGTTAACCTGACAATAGTAACCAACCGAGATGCTGCAACAAAAGACATCCTTGGCATCTCCCTCAAAAATAATCAGTCTACTTTTCTTTTGACAGGTTCACTGCCCTCGGATGCCAAAATTTCCTTCGCTCTGAGTCCGCACAAAAAGGCATTGGTGATGGTTTACTCTTCCAATCTAAGCTCGGCAGGGACGCTGTTGGTGTTTGATGTTGCCACGGGTAAGCAATTGTATATGCTCTCGATTACAGGTGCAACAGGCTGGCAGTGGGGATTTGCGAACAATGATGCTTGTTTTTTATACAAAACCCAATATTCGACCACGGCTGAAAAACTTCGGTATTAGCATTTTGGATCAGCTTTGTCAAAGAATCTCTAATTTGAAATAGTCACGACTTAATCTGATAAATTATGTCGTGACTACTTCAGCTCATACATCCACCTTCACTGCAATCAGATTTTCTACCGGAGTATAAATATCCACATCTATGCTAGGAGTCTCTAATGAGACAATCAAGCTGTAGCGAACTTTGGAATTTGCACGATCCAGTTTTTTGCGCGTTTTGTACCATCCACTTTTGGGGTACACGGCAATCACGTGTCGAGTAGCCATTTCAGCTCCTGACATGGTAAAGAAGTCTTTTTTAACAGAACCTCTCAATCTGGGGCGGTTGATTTCCCAGGGTTCACCTTTAAAATTGACCTCTTCCTTTAGTTCTGTTTCTTCATCTGGTGTCTCAGAATAAGCGGAGATTCGGCG
The genomic region above belongs to Haliscomenobacter hydrossis DSM 1100 and contains:
- a CDS encoding BACON domain-containing protein, translating into MNKSIFIVFVTALLYFNCKNVHAQLPCCVNLKSTLDQQTQKCSALGAEIATLKAKLKKETKVVVPGGGPGSVTKPQMGPDFEAIKFNEELKKKIAPKEAELRQCETLASNTQRQYTDCQSQGCGTLSVSPKTLNFAAMGGQQIVNVSSDMAWSYTGSSSWATIGRNGNQLTVTCSPNTWGVKRVANFTINTTGGKSETVHISQVAGAPGTLSVAPTSVTLPASGGQTRITVTSSDPGWTASVSGIDRWIDVKKSGNQIIIKSNENGSKRDRSGTVIVSGAGTKVTIAVSQAPVVFCDQNTMMESAIDQTNRSANNLEASLRFPSAVNLTIVTNRDAATKDILGISLKNNQSTFLLTGSLPSDAKISFALSPHKKALVMVYSSNLSSAGTLLVFDVATGKQLYMLSITGATGWQWGFANNDACFLYKTQYSTTAEKLRY